In Cupriavidus taiwanensis, the following proteins share a genomic window:
- a CDS encoding ABC transporter substrate-binding protein, with protein MTNLIRNVQRAALVVSAAAALLAPAAPALAQSNEQFIALPSYRVGPYGANGQSWYGGFIDYLNYVNLKDGGVNGVKLSWEECETEYNNAKGVECYERLKSKNATTKGTAYHAMSTGISYALVDKTAADKVPLVMMGYGRTDAVDGSVFPYAFPLVTTYQMQVSAIVKYLASKSGGSLAGKKIVYLYHDSAYGKEPIVALQAEARLGKFNLVEIPVAHPGNEQGAQWLKIRQENPDYVIFWGWGVMNQTALKAAQKVGFSREKMIGSWWAGSEEDTVPAGDASKGYMSATWNVAGKSVPLIADIEKVVYGAGKGNMQDKNKVGSVLYNRGVSAAVVTVEAVRVAQAKFGKGKPMSGEQMRWAFENLNLTNARLQQLGATGLLPEIKTSCENHEGSGKVKIQQWDGSKWVVVSDWIEGNKGLIHPLFKATAAQYAKEKGITPGCSKS; from the coding sequence ATGACCAACCTGATCCGCAACGTGCAACGCGCCGCCCTGGTGGTCAGCGCCGCGGCTGCACTGCTGGCGCCGGCGGCGCCGGCACTGGCGCAAAGCAACGAGCAGTTCATCGCGCTGCCGAGCTATCGCGTAGGGCCATACGGCGCCAACGGGCAGTCCTGGTATGGCGGCTTCATCGACTACCTCAACTACGTCAATTTGAAGGATGGCGGCGTCAACGGCGTCAAGCTGAGCTGGGAAGAGTGCGAGACCGAATACAACAACGCCAAGGGCGTCGAGTGCTATGAGCGCCTGAAGTCCAAGAACGCCACCACCAAGGGCACCGCCTACCACGCCATGTCGACCGGCATCTCCTACGCGCTGGTCGACAAGACCGCCGCCGACAAGGTGCCGCTGGTGATGATGGGCTACGGCCGCACCGACGCGGTCGACGGCTCGGTGTTCCCGTACGCGTTCCCGCTGGTGACCACGTACCAGATGCAGGTCTCGGCCATCGTCAAGTACCTGGCCAGCAAGAGCGGCGGCTCGCTGGCGGGCAAGAAGATCGTCTACCTGTACCACGACTCGGCCTATGGCAAGGAGCCGATCGTGGCGCTGCAGGCCGAGGCGCGGCTGGGCAAGTTCAACCTGGTCGAGATCCCGGTGGCGCACCCGGGCAACGAACAGGGCGCGCAATGGCTGAAGATCCGCCAGGAGAACCCCGACTACGTGATCTTCTGGGGCTGGGGCGTGATGAACCAGACCGCGCTGAAGGCGGCGCAGAAGGTGGGCTTCTCGCGCGAGAAGATGATCGGCTCCTGGTGGGCGGGCTCCGAGGAAGACACGGTGCCGGCCGGCGATGCCTCCAAGGGCTATATGAGCGCGACCTGGAACGTGGCCGGCAAGAGCGTGCCGCTGATCGCCGATATCGAGAAGGTGGTCTACGGTGCCGGCAAGGGCAATATGCAGGACAAGAACAAGGTCGGTTCGGTGCTGTACAACCGCGGCGTGTCGGCGGCGGTGGTGACGGTGGAAGCGGTGCGCGTGGCGCAGGCCAAGTTCGGCAAGGGCAAGCCCATGAGCGGCGAGCAGATGCGCTGGGCCTTCGAGAACCTGAACCTGACCAATGCCCGGCTGCAGCAGCTGGGTGCCACCGGCCTGCTGCCTGAAATCAAGACCAGCTGCGAGAACCACGAGGGCTCGGGCAAGGTGAAGATCCAGCAGTGGGACGGCAGCAAGTGGGTGGTGGTGTCGGACTGGATCGAGGGCAACAAGGGCCTGATCCACCCGCTGTTCAAGGCCACCGCGGCGCAGTACGCGAAGGAGAAGGGGATTACGCCGGGATGCTCGAAGAGCTGA
- a CDS encoding ABC transporter ATP-binding protein encodes MSLLSVNNIEVIYDHVILVLKGVSLEVPEGKIVALLGANGAGKTTTLKAISNLLQAERGDVTKGSIEYRGDRVDQLTPNDLVRRGVIQVMEGRHCFAHLTIEENLLTGAYTRGLSRGQTRDELEKIYEYFPRLKTRRKSQAGYTSGGEQQMCAIGRAMMAKPAMILLDEPSMGLAPQIVEEIFEIVRGLNSRENVSFLLAEQNTMVALRYADYGYILENGRVVMDGDAESLRTNEDVKEFYLGVAANDADGPGRKSFRDVKSYRRRKRWLA; translated from the coding sequence ATGAGCCTCCTGTCCGTCAACAATATCGAAGTCATCTACGATCACGTGATCCTGGTGCTCAAGGGCGTCTCGCTCGAAGTGCCGGAGGGCAAGATCGTGGCGCTGCTTGGCGCCAACGGCGCGGGCAAGACCACCACGCTCAAGGCCATCTCCAACCTGCTGCAGGCCGAGCGCGGCGATGTCACCAAGGGCTCGATCGAATACCGCGGCGACCGCGTCGACCAGCTCACGCCCAACGACCTGGTGCGCCGCGGGGTGATCCAGGTGATGGAAGGGCGCCACTGCTTCGCGCACCTGACCATCGAGGAAAACCTGCTTACCGGCGCCTACACGCGCGGCCTGTCGCGCGGCCAGACGCGCGACGAGCTGGAGAAGATCTACGAATACTTCCCGCGCCTGAAGACGCGCCGCAAGTCGCAGGCCGGCTACACCTCCGGCGGCGAGCAGCAGATGTGCGCGATCGGCCGGGCCATGATGGCCAAGCCCGCGATGATCCTGCTGGACGAGCCTTCGATGGGACTGGCGCCGCAGATCGTCGAGGAGATCTTCGAGATCGTGCGCGGCCTGAATTCACGCGAGAACGTCAGCTTCCTGCTGGCCGAGCAGAACACCATGGTGGCGCTGCGCTACGCCGACTACGGCTACATCCTGGAGAACGGACGCGTGGTGATGGATGGCGACGCCGAGTCGCTGCGCACCAACGAGGACGTCAAGGAGTTCTACCTGGGCGTGGCCGCCAACGACGCCGACGGCCCCGGCCGCAAGTCGTTCCGCGACGTCAAAAGTTACCGCCGCCGCAAGCGCTGGCTGGCCTGA
- a CDS encoding phenylacetate--CoA ligase family protein codes for MPEHFDPLETRAPEVREQALLAALARQVAHARDQAPYFAELLDGVDPRLLTSRAALAQLPVTRKSDLSARQRALPPLGGLNATPLGKLRHVFQSPGPIHEPDGHDADWWRTARAMHAAGFRAGDLVYNTFSYHFTPAGMMMESGAHRLGCCVFPAGVGQTDSQVQALASLQPAAYAGTPSFLKLLLERGDELGTPCTSLAKALVSGEALPPSLRNWFRDRGVRVQQMYGTADVGLIAYETEGGDGWVVDEGVLVEIVEPGGSRPMPEGETGEVVVTVLGNGDYPLIRFGTGDLSAVVAESSRRPSPCGRTNIRLKGWLGRADQATKVKGMFVHPGQVADVLRRHPEIRAARLVVTGDPGADVMTLRCEATREDADLQRAVAESLREVMRLRGEVAFVAAGSLPQDGRLIEDARKYE; via the coding sequence ATGCCAGAACACTTCGATCCGCTCGAAACCCGCGCGCCGGAAGTCCGCGAGCAGGCGCTACTTGCCGCCCTGGCACGCCAGGTGGCCCATGCGCGCGACCAAGCGCCATACTTTGCCGAACTGCTGGATGGCGTCGATCCGCGCCTGCTGACCTCGCGCGCGGCACTGGCCCAGCTGCCGGTGACGCGCAAATCCGACCTGAGCGCACGCCAGCGCGCGCTGCCGCCGCTGGGCGGGCTCAACGCGACGCCGCTGGGCAAGCTGCGCCACGTGTTCCAGTCGCCCGGCCCGATCCACGAGCCCGACGGCCACGACGCCGACTGGTGGCGCACCGCCCGCGCCATGCACGCCGCCGGCTTTCGCGCCGGCGACTTGGTCTACAACACCTTCTCCTACCACTTCACCCCGGCCGGCATGATGATGGAAAGCGGCGCCCACCGGCTGGGTTGCTGCGTGTTCCCGGCCGGCGTCGGCCAGACCGATTCGCAGGTGCAGGCGCTGGCGAGCCTGCAGCCGGCCGCCTATGCCGGCACGCCGTCGTTCCTCAAGCTGCTGCTGGAGCGCGGCGATGAACTCGGCACCCCCTGCACCAGCCTGGCCAAGGCGCTGGTCTCGGGCGAGGCCCTGCCGCCGTCGCTACGCAACTGGTTCCGGGATCGCGGGGTGCGCGTGCAGCAGATGTACGGCACTGCCGATGTCGGCCTGATCGCGTATGAAACCGAAGGCGGCGACGGCTGGGTGGTGGACGAGGGCGTGCTGGTCGAGATCGTCGAGCCCGGCGGCTCGCGCCCCATGCCCGAAGGCGAGACCGGCGAGGTGGTGGTGACGGTGCTGGGCAACGGCGACTATCCGCTGATCCGCTTCGGCACCGGCGACCTGTCGGCGGTGGTGGCGGAGTCCTCGCGGCGGCCGAGCCCGTGCGGGCGCACCAATATCCGGCTCAAGGGCTGGCTGGGGCGCGCGGACCAGGCGACCAAGGTCAAGGGCATGTTCGTGCATCCGGGCCAGGTGGCCGACGTCTTGCGCCGCCACCCGGAAATCCGCGCCGCGCGGCTGGTGGTGACCGGCGATCCGGGCGCCGACGTGATGACGCTGCGCTGCGAGGCCACGCGTGAAGACGCCGACCTGCAGCGCGCGGTGGCGGAGTCGCTGCGCGAGGTGATGCGGCTAAGAGGCGAGGTGGCGTTCGTGGCGGCGGGGTCGTTGCCGCAGGACGGGCGGCTGATCGAGGATGCACGCAAGTACGAGTGA